One stretch of Oncorhynchus tshawytscha isolate Ot180627B linkage group LG21, Otsh_v2.0, whole genome shotgun sequence DNA includes these proteins:
- the LOC121840351 gene encoding trichohyalin-like: RKEEKEKGRERGRKRRKRKEEKRGRKRKRRKEEKEEGRERGRKRKEEKEEGRERGRKRKEEEGRERKRKEEKGRGRKRKRKRRGRKRKEEKEEGRERGRKRKEEKEEGRERGRKRKEEKEEGRERERKRKRKEEKEKGRERERKRKRKEEKEERKRKRKEEKEEERKRKRKEEKEEGRERKRKRKEEKEEGRERKRKRKEEKGRERGRKRKRKEEKEEEEKERKRKRKEEKEEGRERGRKRKEEKEEGREREREEEGREREEGKRREERRKRKRKEERKEEEGRERGRKRKRKEEEGRGRKRKRKEEEEEKGRERERKRKRKEEEGRERGRKRKEEKEKRKEEKEEGKRKRREEKEEGRERGRKRKEEEGRERGRKRKEEEGRERGRKRKRKEEKEEGRGRKRKRKEEEGRERGRKRKRKEEEGRGRKRKRKEEEEEGRERKRKEEEEEGRERGRKRKRKEEEEKGRKRKRKEEKEEGRERGRKRKRKEEEEEGRERERKRKRKEEKEEGRERGRKRERKEERERGRERERKRKRKEEKEKGRERGRKRKEERKRKERKRERERKRKRKEEEGRERGRKRKEEKEEGREEEGRERGRKRKRKEEKEEGRERGRKRKRKEEKRKEEKGRGRGRKKEEKRRKRKEEGRERGRKRKRKEEKEKGREREEEEEEKGREEEGRERGRKRKEEKEEEDKEERGRKRKRK, encoded by the exons aggaaggaagagaaagagaaaggaagagaaagaggaaggaagagaaggaagaggaaggaagagaaaagaggaaggaagagaaagaggaggaaggaagagaaagaggaaggaagagaaagaggaaggaagaggaaggaagagaaagaggaaggaagagaaagaggaaggaagagaaaggaagaggaaggaagagaaaggaagaggaaggaagagaaaggaagaggaaggaagagaaagaggaagagaagaggaaggaagaggaaggaagagaaagaggaaggaagagaaagaggaaggaagagaaaggaagagaaagaggaaggaagagaaagaggaaggaagaggaaggaagagaaagaggaaggaagagaaagagaaaggaagagaaagaggaaggaagagaaagagaaaggaagagaaagagaaaggaagagaaagaggaaggaagagaaagaagaaaggaagagaaagaggaaggaagagaaagaggaagaaaggaagagaaagagaaaggaagagaaagaggaaggaagagaaaggaagagaaagaggaaggaagagaaagaggaaggaagagaaaggaagagaaagaggaaggaagagaaaggaagagaaagaggaaggaagagaaagaggaaggaagagaaagaggaagaagagaaagaaaggaagagaaagagaaaggaagagaaagaggaaggaagagaaagaggaaggaagaggaaggaagagaaagaggaaggaagagaaagagaaagagaagaggaaggaagagaaagagag gaagggaagagaagagaagagagaaggaagagaaagaggaaggaagagaggaaggaagaggaaggaagagaaagaggaaggaagagaaagaggaaggaagaggaaggaagaggaaggaagagaaagaggaaggaagaggaagaagagaaaggaagagaaagagaaaggaagagaaagaggaaggaagaggaaggaagagaaagaggaaggaagaggaaggaagagaaaga aaagagaaaggaagagaaagaggaagggaagagaaagaggagggaagagaaagaggaaggaagagaaagaggaaggaagaggaaggaagaggaaggaagagaaagaggaaggaagagaaaggaagaggaaggaagagaaagaggaaggaagagaaagaggaaggaagagaaagaggaaggaagaggaaggaagagaaagaggaaggaagaggaaggaagagaaagaggaaggaagagaaagaggaaggaagaggaaggaagaggaaggaagagaaagaggaaggaagaggaagaggaaggaagagaaaggaagaggaaggaagaggaagaggaaggaagagaaagaggaaggaagagaaagaggaaggaagaggaagagaaaggaaggaagagaaagaggaaggaagagaaagaggaaggaagagaaagaggaaggaagagaaagaggaaggaagaggaagaggaaggaagagaaagagagaggaagagaaagagaaaggaagagaaagaggaaggaagagaaagaggaaggaagagagagagaaaggaagagagagagagaggaagagaaagagaaaggaagagaaagaggaaggaagagaaagagaaaggaagagaaagaggaaggaagaggaaggaagag aggaagagaaaggaaaggaaaagagaaagagaaaggaagagaaagaggaaggaagaggaaggaagagaaagaggaaggaagaggaaggaagagaaagaggaaggaagagaagaggaaggaagagaaagaggaaggaagagaaagaggaaggaagagaaagaggaaggaagagaaagaggaaggaagaggaagaggaaggaagagaagaggaaggaagagaaaggaagaggaagaggaaggaagaaggaagagaagagaaggaagagaaaagaggaaggaagagaaagaggaaggaagagaaagaggaaggaagagaaagagaaaggaagagaaagagaagaggaagaggaagagaaaggaagagaagaggaaggaagagaaagaggaaggaagaggaaggaagagaaagaggaagaagataaagaggaaagaggaaggaagagaaagaggaag